A genomic segment from Methanobacterium formicicum encodes:
- a CDS encoding PAS domain-containing protein: MNCSPLPQFVIDRDHRVVLWNKAMEDYSQIKSTDIVGTDHHWKVFYDSKRPCMVDLVINEDLEGLEYWFPHRCKPSQQVKGAYEAEQYYPHRGPQGTHLHFTVSTIRNHDGEIIGGFESFEDITKRKVAEKELQESEEKFRSLIENLNVGVYRNTSDPGGTFIQVNPAFAQIFGYDSPDEIMQINVMDLYVNKEDRVLFLEDLQREGSITDRKLLLKKKDYSNIWVSVSARAHYHEEGFIDWVDGMVEDTTHRIEAEEALQKSEKRYRSIVENINDGFCIHDFKGVIQDCNENFALMLGFGREELIGTNLDEFSSTRMLSFKNDVVDELKNKGVVEFDGDVRGKNGIRHYYSINSSIISQEGEGKVQSFLRDVTKRKEMEKKTPEKREQST; encoded by the coding sequence ATGAATTGTTCACCTTTACCCCAGTTTGTAATCGACCGGGACCACCGGGTAGTACTCTGGAACAAGGCCATGGAAGATTACAGTCAAATTAAATCCACAGATATAGTGGGAACTGATCACCACTGGAAAGTCTTTTACGATTCAAAAAGACCGTGTATGGTGGATTTAGTGATAAATGAGGATTTAGAGGGACTGGAATACTGGTTTCCCCACCGGTGTAAACCATCTCAACAGGTTAAAGGAGCTTACGAAGCAGAACAATACTATCCCCACAGGGGCCCGCAGGGCACCCATCTGCACTTCACTGTTTCCACCATCCGTAACCATGATGGGGAAATTATAGGTGGTTTTGAATCTTTCGAAGATATCACCAAACGCAAAGTGGCGGAAAAGGAACTCCAGGAAAGTGAAGAAAAATTCCGGAGCCTCATTGAAAATCTAAATGTGGGTGTTTACCGTAACACCTCGGATCCGGGGGGTACCTTCATACAGGTGAATCCGGCATTTGCCCAGATATTTGGTTATGACTCCCCTGATGAGATTATGCAAATTAATGTTATGGATCTTTACGTTAACAAAGAGGATAGAGTACTATTTTTAGAAGACCTGCAACGTGAAGGTTCAATAACCGACCGGAAATTGCTTCTTAAAAAAAAGGACTACAGCAACATCTGGGTTTCTGTATCCGCTAGGGCGCATTACCATGAAGAAGGTTTCATTGACTGGGTTGACGGGATGGTGGAAGATACCACCCATCGTATAGAAGCTGAGGAAGCTCTCCAGAAAAGTGAAAAACGATACCGTTCAATTGTGGAAAATATTAATGATGGTTTCTGTATTCACGATTTTAAGGGAGTTATCCAGGATTGTAATGAGAATTTCGCCCTGATGCTCGGTTTCGGTCGGGAAGAACTCATTGGAACCAACCTGGATGAATTCAGCAGCACTAGGATGTTATCTTTTAAGAATGATGTAGTGGATGAGTTAAAAAATAAGGGAGTTGTTGAATTTGATGGTGATGTCCGTGGAAAAAATGGCATCCGACACTATTACAGCATTAACTCTAGCATAATTTCACAAGAGGGTGAAGGTAAGGTACAAAGTTTCCTTAGAGATGTTACCAAACGCAAAGAAATGGAAAAAAAAACTCCTGAAAAGCGAGAACAAAGCACATAA
- a CDS encoding sensor histidine kinase has translation MLPNAKKWKKKLLKSENKAHKRLSEIEAIYNSAPMGLCVLDCDLRYLRINKSMAEMNGFSPQEHIGKSIHEMVPDLSQQGEAIAKEIFQTGKAVSMEMNGTTAAQDGAVRTWIEGWYPIKDSSHQIVGINVAALEITDIKRANEALKKSEEKLRLTIEGAGVIMWFWNIENDRVECRGHYKHILGPGPIPDMGYNELLSFVHPDDLEKVETAFQKTLQYGEDFKVETRTIWKDKSVHWFSIMGRVVYDLQGKPQEMIGIALDITNNKIVQLELQETLRKLKRSNAELEQFAYVASHDLQEPLRMITSFLQLLKLRYENQLDSDANEFIHFAIDGATRMQEMINDLLTYSRIDRKRGDFKEVKIEDILQQITFEYKLLIQEKNAVIHFGELPVITADYTQMVQLFQNLISNSIKYNDQPCPTIHITAEKQDNDWIFKVADNGIGIDPQQGDRIFKIFQRLHSPDEYEGTGIGLAIVKRIVERHGGRIWYDSQPGKGSNFYFNIPGRLNHEI, from the coding sequence ATGTTACCAAACGCAAAGAAATGGAAAAAAAAACTCCTGAAAAGCGAGAACAAAGCACATAAACGGCTTTCGGAAATTGAGGCCATCTATAATTCAGCCCCCATGGGACTTTGCGTTTTAGATTGTGACCTGCGTTACCTGCGTATAAATAAATCAATGGCTGAAATGAATGGTTTTTCTCCACAAGAACATATAGGGAAGTCTATCCATGAAATGGTTCCCGATCTGAGCCAACAGGGCGAAGCTATAGCTAAAGAAATATTCCAAACTGGTAAGGCTGTGAGCATGGAAATGAATGGTACTACTGCTGCTCAGGACGGTGCAGTGAGAACCTGGATCGAAGGATGGTACCCCATTAAAGATTCTTCACACCAGATAGTGGGTATCAATGTGGCTGCACTGGAAATAACTGATATCAAAAGGGCCAATGAAGCCCTTAAAAAATCTGAAGAAAAATTACGCCTGACCATTGAAGGAGCCGGTGTAATCATGTGGTTCTGGAATATAGAGAATGATAGGGTAGAATGTAGAGGACACTATAAACATATCCTCGGGCCGGGACCTATCCCTGATATGGGATACAATGAACTATTGAGTTTTGTGCACCCTGATGATCTGGAAAAAGTAGAAACAGCTTTTCAAAAGACATTACAGTATGGGGAAGATTTCAAAGTGGAAACACGTACCATATGGAAGGACAAATCAGTGCACTGGTTCAGTATAATGGGAAGAGTGGTATACGATCTGCAGGGTAAACCCCAGGAGATGATTGGCATTGCCCTGGACATCACCAACAACAAAATAGTACAACTGGAACTGCAGGAAACATTGCGAAAACTAAAAAGATCCAATGCCGAGCTGGAACAGTTCGCCTACGTGGCCAGCCATGACCTTCAGGAACCACTAAGGATGATCACCAGTTTTCTCCAGCTTCTTAAGCTGCGCTATGAAAATCAACTTGATTCTGATGCCAATGAATTTATCCATTTTGCCATTGACGGAGCAACCCGGATGCAGGAAATGATCAACGATCTTTTAACCTACTCCCGTATTGATCGCAAGAGGGGTGATTTTAAAGAGGTTAAAATAGAAGATATTCTGCAACAGATAACCTTTGAATACAAACTGCTAATCCAGGAAAAAAACGCCGTTATCCATTTTGGGGAACTACCGGTGATCACTGCTGATTACACTCAGATGGTTCAGCTCTTCCAGAATCTCATCAGTAACTCCATTAAATACAATGATCAGCCATGTCCCACTATACACATCACTGCAGAAAAACAGGATAATGATTGGATCTTTAAAGTGGCTGACAACGGTATTGGTATTGACCCCCAACAGGGGGATCGGATATTTAAAATATTCCAGCGCCTTCACAGTCCCGATGAATACGAAGGAACTGGTATTGGTCTGGCTATTGTGAAAAGAATTGTGGAAAGACATGGAGGGAGGATATGGTATGATTCCCAACCAGGTAAAGGATCGAATTTCTATTTTAACATTCCCGGGAGGTTAAACCATGAAATATAA
- a CDS encoding response regulator, with product MKYKLNTPVEILLVEDNPGDVRLIQEVFKEAEIKNQLHVASDGEEAIQMLHQWENNQNKLPDLILLDLNLPKKPGGEVLKEIKQDSKLKCIPVVILTSSNREEDLVESYKNNANCYITKPLNLDQLINVIHNISDFWLNIVKLPHRDHGDVV from the coding sequence ATGAAATATAAGCTTAACACCCCGGTGGAAATACTGCTGGTGGAAGATAACCCTGGAGATGTGCGTTTAATTCAGGAAGTCTTTAAAGAAGCTGAAATCAAAAATCAGCTTCATGTGGCAAGTGATGGTGAGGAAGCAATTCAGATGTTACACCAGTGGGAAAACAACCAGAACAAACTTCCGGACCTGATTTTACTGGATTTGAACCTGCCCAAAAAACCAGGTGGAGAAGTTTTAAAAGAAATTAAACAGGACAGTAAGCTGAAATGTATCCCGGTGGTTATTTTAACCAGTTCCAATCGAGAAGAAGACCTGGTTGAAAGCTATAAAAATAATGCCAATTGTTACATAACCAAACCATTGAACCTGGACCAGTTAATCAACGTGATCCATAATATCAGTGACTTCTGGCTGAACATTGTAAAATTACCCCACAGGGACCATGGTGATGTAGTATGA
- a CDS encoding PAS domain-containing response regulator has translation MRIKGTVNVLLVEDNPGDALIINQMFKQIHNIQSNIIHAKRLSEGMEALRNRDFHIVLLDLQLPDSRGIGTFNQVHEIAPDIPIIILTGLEDEDFAIDIVGEGAQDYLIKGQVDSKLLWRSITYSIERKHIEHRLRESEEKYRLMVEKIHSGIFFVDSGNKLTYVNKQMAKMLGFTVKEMLNQDISQFTNSEGESCFKKHLKKASEGKSLEKSAYIYELELLNKDQTSVWVLVSTNPMFKSTGEYLGAISIMTDISSRKGIEKSLMETIIEKDRDFFMVMGNMVEAMKPLIQNTMHNPFEYDTKFT, from the coding sequence ATGAGGATTAAAGGCACGGTTAATGTTTTACTGGTGGAAGATAATCCCGGGGATGCCCTGATCATAAATCAGATGTTCAAACAGATCCACAATATCCAATCCAATATTATCCATGCCAAACGCCTCTCGGAAGGAATGGAAGCCCTTCGTAACCGTGATTTTCATATCGTTTTGCTGGACCTGCAGCTGCCTGATAGCCGGGGAATTGGTACCTTTAACCAGGTACATGAAATAGCACCTGATATACCCATAATAATACTCACCGGACTGGAAGACGAAGACTTTGCCATTGATATAGTGGGAGAAGGTGCCCAGGACTACCTGATTAAAGGACAGGTAGACAGCAAGCTACTGTGGAGATCAATAACCTACTCCATTGAACGCAAACACATTGAACACCGGCTAAGAGAAAGTGAGGAAAAATACAGGTTAATGGTTGAAAAAATCCATTCAGGAATTTTTTTTGTTGATTCAGGGAATAAGTTAACCTATGTTAATAAACAGATGGCTAAAATGTTGGGTTTCACTGTAAAAGAAATGCTTAATCAGGATATCTCCCAGTTCACCAATTCCGAGGGTGAATCCTGCTTTAAAAAACATTTAAAAAAGGCTAGTGAGGGGAAATCCCTGGAAAAATCAGCCTATATCTATGAACTGGAACTATTAAACAAGGACCAAACCAGTGTATGGGTTCTAGTTTCCACCAATCCTATGTTTAAATCAACTGGCGAATATTTAGGTGCTATTTCTATCATGACCGATATAAGCTCGCGTAAAGGTATTGAAAAATCATTGATGGAAACCATAATAGAAAAAGACCGGGATTTTTTCATGGTAATGGGAAACATGGTAGAGGCCATGAAACCTCTAATCCAGAATACCATGCACAACCCCTTTGAATACGATACTAAATTCACTTAA